In Streptomyces alboniger, the following are encoded in one genomic region:
- a CDS encoding GNAT family N-acetyltransferase, with the protein MFPIATSVHLRTVTFAHPHAIELNDRVQLEYAERYGDEGDVTFLDPSMFEPPRGRYLIAYDGSGTPLATGGWRAMDENDMGYADGDAELKRMYVTPQARGLGLARRILAALEDDAKAAGRARMVLETGTKQPEAIALYTSSGYTLAPVKFGHYRFENLSRCYVKAL; encoded by the coding sequence ATGTTTCCCATAGCCACCTCTGTCCACCTGCGCACGGTCACGTTCGCGCACCCGCACGCGATCGAGCTGAACGACCGCGTCCAGCTCGAATACGCGGAGCGCTACGGCGACGAGGGCGACGTCACCTTCCTCGACCCGTCCATGTTCGAACCACCCCGGGGCCGCTACCTCATCGCGTACGACGGGAGCGGCACCCCGCTGGCCACCGGCGGCTGGCGCGCGATGGACGAGAACGACATGGGGTACGCCGACGGCGACGCCGAGCTGAAGCGGATGTACGTCACACCCCAGGCACGCGGCCTCGGCCTCGCCCGCCGCATCCTGGCGGCCCTGGAGGACGACGCGAAGGCGGCAGGCCGCGCCCGCATGGTCCTGGAGACGGGCACGAAGCAACCGGAGGCGATAGCGCTCTACACCTCCAGCGGCTACACCCTGGCCCCCGTGAAGTTCGGCCACTACCGCTTCGAGAACCTGAGCCGCTGCTACGTGAAGGCGCTCTAA
- a CDS encoding exodeoxyribonuclease III, translated as MLTVTSVNVNGLRAAAKKGFVEWLGGTTADVLCLQEVRAEPQQLPDEVRGPEGWHVVHAPAAAKGRAGVSLYTRREPDRVRVGFGSTEFDGSGRYVEADLPGVTVASLYLPSGEVGTERQDEKLRFMGEFLPYLKELKERAAAEGRHVVVCGDWNIAHQEADLKNWKGNKKNSGFLPEERAWLSEVFEEYEDVVRAQHPGVEGPYSWWSYRGRAFDNDTGWRIDYHVATPGLAGRAVKAYVERAASHAERWSDHAPVTVVYDL; from the coding sequence GTGCTGACAGTGACCTCTGTGAATGTGAACGGGCTGCGTGCCGCCGCCAAGAAGGGCTTCGTGGAGTGGCTCGGCGGGACCACGGCCGATGTGCTGTGCCTCCAGGAGGTGCGCGCCGAGCCGCAGCAGCTGCCGGACGAGGTCCGCGGGCCCGAGGGCTGGCATGTCGTGCACGCGCCCGCCGCGGCCAAGGGGCGCGCCGGTGTCTCCCTCTATACGCGCCGCGAGCCGGACCGGGTGCGGGTCGGCTTCGGGTCGACGGAGTTCGACGGCAGCGGGCGGTATGTGGAGGCCGATCTGCCGGGCGTCACCGTCGCCAGCCTGTATCTGCCCTCCGGGGAGGTCGGCACCGAGCGGCAGGACGAGAAGCTGCGGTTCATGGGGGAGTTCCTCCCGTACTTGAAGGAGCTGAAGGAGCGGGCCGCCGCCGAGGGGCGGCATGTCGTCGTCTGCGGCGACTGGAACATCGCCCACCAGGAGGCCGACCTCAAGAACTGGAAGGGCAACAAGAAGAACTCCGGCTTCCTGCCGGAGGAGCGCGCCTGGCTGAGCGAGGTCTTCGAGGAGTACGAGGACGTCGTGCGGGCGCAGCACCCGGGCGTGGAGGGCCCGTACTCGTGGTGGTCCTACCGCGGGCGCGCCTTCGACAACGACACGGGCTGGCGCATCGACTACCACGTCGCGACGCCGGGCCTCGCCGGGCGCGCGGTCAAGGCGTATGTGGAGCGGGCCGCGAGCCACGCCGAGCGGTGGAGCGACCACGCTCCCGTCACGGTGGTCTACGACCTGTAG